A region of Scleropages formosus chromosome 2, fSclFor1.1, whole genome shotgun sequence DNA encodes the following proteins:
- the tcp11l2 gene encoding T-complex protein 11-like protein 2 — MPLNDERPSSTSVAGSEDQSSDTESSDRCDSVTSSSDLECFRQSFTSRDSSKHSSPSSSPPKSVTLDEVMASVRDLSNLSLAHEIIVNPNFHFEQPNPPQNSFEKRVKDILHKAFWDCLESDLNDVPPEYENAIKLLEEIREILLSFLNPGANRMRTQIMEVLDIDLIRQQAENDAVDIQGLAGYIITVMGKLCAPVRDDEVKKLKENSGNIVSMFKEIFRVLDLMKMDMVNFTIQSFRPELQKQSVEYERAKFQSIVERIPNALDHTTDWIKASLEEVMVSMPSARQSCSSEKGVRALPSPMLVLNTAYIRLLSGNNHKSVFPETLMTDEARFRELQHHLQLLQMVASVLLIVYSAIGEPISDLPVLAERLKKMTSILLEGMHNSDFDLPEALHNVGTQICCELNKSLTERNYPALPPNVQITLKGQISSIIQENNPIRTLVEGRVQQYLRSFLTLPNSHHTLPSMLGSLSLIQPELCALGASFVGLVNFNKQVYSPFYMGILKGLLFSDKPQEVATASNGSE, encoded by the exons ATGCCACTCAACGACGAGCGCCCAAGCTCCACATCCGTGGCAGGGAGTGAGGACCAGAGCAGCGACACGGAGTCTTCGGACAGGTGTGACAGTGTGACGTCGTCAAGTGACCTTGAGTGCTTTCGTCAAAGCTTCACCAGCAGGGACTCCAGCAAACACAGCTCCCCTTCCT CCAGCCCTCCAAAAAGCGTAACACTTGATGAAGTCATGGCCTCTGTCCGCGACCTGTCCAACTTGAGCCTGGCCCATGAAATCATTGTGAACCCCAACTTCCATTTTGAGCAGCCCAATCCACCCCAGAACAG TTTTGAGAAAAGAGTAAAAGACATACTTCATAAAGCATTCTGGGATTGTCTGGAATCAGATCTGAACGATGTCCCTCCAGAATATGAGAATGCCATCAAACTGCTGGAAGAGAtcagagaa ATCCTGCTATCCTTCCTGAACCCTGGAGCAAACCGCATGCGGACCCAAATCATGGAAGTGCTGGACATAGACCTGATTCGGCAACAGGCTGAAAATGATGCTGTGGACATCCAGGGGCTTGCTGGTTACATCATCACTGTCATGGGGAAGTTATGTGCCCCAGTGAGGGATGATGAGGTGAAAAAACTCAAGGAGAACTCTGGCAACATTGTATCAATGTTTAA GGAGATTTTCCGGGTGCTGGACCTGATGAAAATGGACATGGTGAACTTCACAATCCAGAGTTTCAGACCTGAGCTGCAGAAGCAGTCAGTGGAATATGAGAGGGCCAAGTTTCAGAGCATTGTGGAGCGGATACCCA ATGCCCTGGACCACACCACAGACTGGATCAAAGCATCCCTTGAAGAGGTGATGGTGTCTATGCCCTCTGCTAGACAGTCCTGTTCATCAGAGAAGGGTGTGAGAGCCCTCCCTAGCCCCATGCTCGTGCTCAACACGGCCTATATCAGGCTCCTCAGTGGGAATAACCACAAGAGTGTGTTCCCAGAA ACCCTGATGACAGATGAGGCGCGTTTCCGGGAGCTCCAGCATCATCTACAGCTGCTGCAAATGGTGGCTTCTGTCCTGTTGATTGTCTATAGTGCCATTGGTGAGCCCATTTCTGACCTGCCTGTGCTGGCTGAAAGGCTGAAGAAGATGACCAGCATCCTGCTGGAAGGGATGCATAACTC GGACTTTGACCTGCCCGAAGCCTTGCACAATGTGGGCACCCAGATCTGTTGCGAGCTGAACAAGTCCCTGACAGAGCGGAACTACCCAGCCCTCCCACCCAATGTGCAGATAACTCTGAAGGGACAGATCTCCAGCATCATTCAAGAGAACAACCCCATCCGCACTCTTGTTG AGGGAAGGGTACAGCAATACTTAAGGAGCTTCCTGACTTTACCCAACTCCCACCACACACTGCCTTCCATGCTAGGCAGTCTCTCTCTCATCCAGCCTGAGCTATGTGCCCTGGGAGCCAGCTTTGTTGGCTTGGTGAACTTCAACAAGCAGGTCTACAGCCCCTTCTATATGGGAATCTTGAAGGGTCTCCTTTTCAGTGACAAACCCCAAGAAGTGGCCACTGCCTCCAATGGCTCAGAATAA